Within Acidimicrobiales bacterium, the genomic segment CGTCTTGCCCACGCCCGCGCCGCCGAACAGGCCGATCTTCCCGCCTCGCAGGTAAGGAGTGAGCAGGTCGATCACCTTGATGCCGGTCTCGAACATCTCCTTTCGGGGTTCGAGTTGGTCGAAGGGAGGAGGTTCGCGGTGGATCTCCCAACGCTCCTCCACACCCTCGAGGCTGTCGACGTCGAGCGGCTCGCCGAGCAGGTTCATCACGTGGCCGAGCACCGCCTCACCCACCGGCATGGTGAGGCCTCGACCGGTGTTCCGCACCGGCTGGCCTCGCCTCAGGCCGTCGGTGGGCTTGAGGCAGATCACCCTCACACGGTGGTCGCCGATCTGCTGCGCGACCTCCCCCGTGACGACCACGTCCTTGCCGTCGACGTTCACCGTCATCTCGACGGCGGTGTTGATCTCCGGCAGGTGCCCGGGGGGGAACTCCACGTCCACCACCGGGCCTGCGATGGCGACCACTCGCCCGTCCTTGAGCTTCTGCTCGGATGCGGTAGGCGCCTGCGTAATAGTCATCTCTCCACTACTCCTGATCCAACTCTCTCCGACTCTCGTATCCTCCGGGCGTCGGTTGCTGCTCTCTTATGTAGACAGACCGGGCCGTCACCTCCGTGGAGACCGCATTCATCTGGCCACCCGTTCGGTCGGACGGTCGGGGAAGAAGTCGTGGACGGCGAGACGGTCGGGAAGCAGGTCTTCGCGTTCCGCCTTCGCCTCCCGCAGGGCCTCGGCCCCGCCGACCACCTCCATGATCTCGGTGGTGATCGCGTCCTGACGAGCACGGTTCATCATCCTCGTCAGCTGCACGATCAACTCCTGGGCGTTGTCGGTCGCGGCCTTCATAGCCCTTTGACGTGCAGCGTGTTCTGAGGCCGCAGAGTCGAGTAGGGCCGAATAGATCCTGGCCTCCACATAGCGTGGGAGGATGGCGTCCAGGATCGCCTCGGGCGACGGCTCGAACTCGAAGTCGGCCCTCGGTCCACCGTCCGTATCGACCTTGGTGCGCTCGCCCTCGCTCTCCTCCGGCACCAGGGCCCGAAGCGGCATGAACCTCCTGACGACCGGCCGTTGGGTACCGATGGACAAGAAGCGCGTGTAGCACAGATCGACCGTCGACAGCTCACCGGCCCGGAACCGTTCCAACACCTCGTCCGCCACCGCCTTGGCGTCCTCATAGCTCGGCTTGTCGGATATCCCAGTGAAGACGCGGTCGATGCGGTACCCACGGAACGCGAAGTAGCTGCGGGCCTTAGCGCCGACGAGGATGAGCGAATAGTCGTCACCCTCGGCCCTGCGTGCCTGCAGCTCTCGCTCGGCCATCCGGATGATCGTGCTGTTGTAGGCACCGCACAAACCCCTGTCCGATGTGATGACCACGAAGCCGGCACGGCGCACCCCCTCGGGGCTCGAAAACAGCGGGTGATCGAGCGACGCGCCGGCGGCCACCAGGTCGAAGATCACGTTCGTGATCTCCACTGCG encodes:
- the atpG gene encoding ATP synthase gamma chain, with product MAGGQERALRRRIKSVQSTKKITRAMELIATTRVAKAQEQAAQARPYAVEITNVIFDLVAAGASLDHPLFSSPEGVRRAGFVVITSDRGLCGAYNSTIIRMAERELQARRAEGDDYSLILVGAKARSYFAFRGYRIDRVFTGISDKPSYEDAKAVADEVLERFRAGELSTVDLCYTRFLSIGTQRPVVRRFMPLRALVPEESEGERTKVDTDGGPRADFEFEPSPEAILDAILPRYVEARIYSALLDSAASEHAARQRAMKAATDNAQELIVQLTRMMNRARQDAITTEIMEVVGGAEALREAKAEREDLLPDRLAVHDFFPDRPTERVAR